The following are from one region of the Actinopolyspora halophila DSM 43834 genome:
- a CDS encoding lipid droplet-associated protein: MRSFPLPIRVAAGLASTAVEQTRRLPDCLIGLPVTVTSQALQLTMRVQQQVTELAIKGDDLLAELRRTEQQPEWARFDEDEQAERAHPPTSSSEGTTGETIGAAPAAGGGTRSTARTDGDDVSDLLPDYEDMTLPQLRGKLRRLGLSDLKRLLRYERGHSRRPDFLQMLSNRINNLGGSDTADE; this comes from the coding sequence ATGCGATCGTTTCCCCTGCCGATCCGGGTGGCTGCCGGACTGGCCAGCACGGCCGTCGAACAGACCCGTCGCCTGCCGGACTGTCTGATCGGCCTTCCGGTCACGGTCACCAGTCAGGCGTTGCAACTGACCATGCGCGTGCAACAGCAGGTCACCGAACTCGCCATCAAGGGCGACGACCTGCTGGCGGAGCTCCGGCGAACCGAGCAGCAGCCGGAGTGGGCCAGGTTCGACGAGGACGAGCAGGCCGAGCGGGCGCACCCCCCGACTTCGTCCTCCGAGGGCACCACGGGTGAAACGATCGGCGCGGCCCCCGCAGCCGGAGGCGGGACGCGGAGCACCGCACGTACCGACGGGGACGACGTCTCGGACCTGCTGCCCGACTACGAGGACATGACGCTGCCGCAGCTGCGCGGCAAGTTACGTCGCCTGGGCCTGTCCGACCTGAAGCGGCTGCTGCGGTACGAACGCGGACACTCACGGCGCCCCGACTTCCTCCAGATGCTGTCCAACCGGATCAACAACCTGGGGGGATCGGACACCGCGGACGAGTAG
- a CDS encoding exodeoxyribonuclease VII small subunit, translating to MTDEEREDSREEPAAANEVDPDSDHPDVAALGYEQARDELTEVVRKLEAGGLSLEDSLALWERGEALANACERQLAGARERVDRALASVREQDDSSAE from the coding sequence GTGACCGACGAAGAGCGGGAAGACTCCCGGGAGGAACCGGCCGCGGCGAACGAGGTCGACCCCGATTCCGATCACCCCGACGTTGCCGCCCTCGGTTACGAGCAGGCGCGGGACGAGCTCACCGAGGTGGTGCGCAAGCTGGAGGCCGGTGGGCTCTCCCTCGAGGATTCGCTCGCGCTGTGGGAGCGCGGCGAGGCCCTGGCCAACGCCTGCGAGCGGCAGCTGGCGGGCGCACGCGAACGGGTCGACCGCGCGCTGGCCTCGGTGCGGGAGCAGGACGACTCCTCCGCGGAGTGA
- a CDS encoding glycoside hydrolase family 172 protein translates to MATGPVAVTRSDKVRRRPPRRAPGMLALVVATVAATVAATVPDVGVRSARAEQGATARSQGSGENGEPGGKGPVGWRTYRELDRLGAIRQSQHSGQYSSFSRSGSNDDGFEGSYSCLRTDERGCVIAEQAGAGEITSMWFTRQPWGDVTATGNIRIELDGRTVLDAPLADVVNGELGAPFVWPLVGNAADTAGGAVIKVPMPYRESMRVTVDNNPHFYHVGYRSFADAHGVDTFDPTDPARDVIRKLRRFGVADPKPESGTLESRKSDFSLAPGETVRLDPFHGPGRIDELRLRIPRVVAAPRVVDDGRAFGAEGGSSFTARVSPANEGVRITRRHDANVGAQVARLRVNGSPVGTWRSGPARPGEWGKQRIEVDESVTAGENELRISNTFRSAAVDVNEFRYEVHSKVDGEWVRTDVLDLGPAHPGEERAHDYRIDQEVFQREQLRARLPHSDERVAESDSILTNTRLRVSFDGRTTVDAPIGEFFGSGLGEYDVRRLMSSIDAGKGWYTSWWPMPFRRDATVELVNDGPVPIDEGTLQVSTAPDGSEPGKRSGYFHATHHEGHTEPGADWEFLSTRGSGTFYGVTHTMRGRIPQAGAKADEQPRSLVSPRANQRNYLEGDERFYVDGSSSPAWYGTGTEDFYESGWYFRGGATFNMPLAGSPAHEYSGDGCRYDCTGAYRLLLSDAVPFTEELVAGIEHGPANDEPGVYSSTAYWYGGLAPRAKRTDGVELGDRASRIAHHYRAEGETTEELTATFEGERNPGPHTRSTTSTTGEVGFHLRIDPNNSGVRLRRMSDQFHGGQRAVVRVDGRPAGTWAQPLGNESHRWLEDGFDIPPELTRGKSSIRVELTPVEAAPPWSAVRYSALSRRDPE, encoded by the coding sequence ATGGCAACGGGGCCAGTCGCGGTAACGCGTTCGGACAAGGTCCGCCGCCGACCTCCCCGGCGCGCACCGGGGATGCTGGCACTCGTCGTGGCCACCGTGGCCGCGACCGTGGCGGCCACGGTCCCCGATGTCGGCGTCCGCTCCGCGCGTGCCGAGCAGGGGGCGACCGCCCGTTCCCAGGGCTCCGGGGAGAACGGGGAGCCCGGGGGCAAAGGACCGGTCGGTTGGCGGACCTACCGCGAACTGGATCGGCTCGGCGCGATCCGCCAATCGCAGCACAGCGGACAGTATTCCAGCTTTTCCAGGAGCGGCAGCAACGACGACGGTTTCGAGGGGAGCTATTCCTGCCTGCGCACCGACGAGCGGGGGTGCGTCATCGCGGAACAGGCCGGGGCGGGTGAGATCACCTCGATGTGGTTCACCAGACAACCGTGGGGTGACGTGACCGCGACGGGAAACATCCGCATCGAGCTGGACGGCCGCACCGTGCTCGACGCCCCGCTCGCGGATGTGGTCAACGGTGAGCTGGGGGCGCCCTTCGTGTGGCCGCTCGTGGGCAACGCCGCGGACACCGCGGGTGGCGCGGTGATCAAGGTTCCCATGCCCTACCGGGAGTCCATGCGCGTGACGGTGGACAACAATCCGCACTTCTACCACGTGGGGTACCGCTCGTTCGCAGATGCGCACGGGGTGGACACGTTCGATCCCACGGATCCGGCGCGCGACGTGATCCGCAAGCTCCGCCGGTTCGGTGTGGCCGACCCCAAGCCCGAATCCGGGACACTGGAGAGCAGGAAGAGCGATTTCTCGCTCGCTCCGGGAGAAACCGTGCGACTGGATCCGTTCCACGGCCCGGGGCGGATCGACGAGTTGCGGTTGCGGATCCCGCGGGTCGTGGCGGCACCGCGGGTGGTCGATGACGGACGGGCCTTCGGTGCCGAGGGCGGCAGTTCCTTCACGGCGCGGGTCTCCCCCGCGAACGAGGGAGTGCGGATAACACGGCGCCACGACGCCAACGTCGGTGCGCAGGTCGCTCGGCTCCGGGTGAACGGTTCCCCGGTGGGAACCTGGCGCAGCGGGCCCGCGCGTCCCGGGGAGTGGGGAAAGCAGCGAATCGAGGTCGACGAGTCGGTGACCGCCGGCGAGAACGAGCTCCGGATCTCCAACACGTTCCGCTCGGCGGCGGTGGACGTCAACGAGTTCCGCTACGAGGTGCACAGCAAGGTCGACGGCGAATGGGTGCGCACGGACGTGCTGGATCTGGGCCCGGCGCACCCGGGGGAGGAGCGGGCGCACGACTACCGCATCGACCAAGAGGTGTTCCAGCGCGAACAGCTCCGCGCGCGGCTGCCTCACTCGGACGAGCGGGTCGCGGAGTCGGACTCGATACTGACGAACACGCGATTGCGCGTCAGCTTCGACGGTAGGACCACTGTGGACGCACCGATCGGTGAGTTCTTCGGGTCCGGGCTGGGCGAGTACGACGTTCGGCGGTTGATGAGCTCGATCGACGCCGGGAAGGGGTGGTACACGTCCTGGTGGCCGATGCCGTTCCGTCGTGACGCGACGGTCGAACTGGTCAACGACGGTCCGGTTCCCATCGACGAGGGCACGCTCCAGGTCTCCACCGCCCCGGACGGGAGTGAACCCGGAAAGCGATCCGGGTACTTCCACGCCACGCACCACGAAGGCCACACCGAACCGGGCGCGGACTGGGAGTTCCTCTCCACGCGGGGAAGCGGCACTTTCTACGGGGTCACGCACACCATGCGCGGCAGGATCCCGCAGGCGGGTGCGAAAGCTGACGAACAGCCCCGGTCACTGGTCTCCCCGCGTGCCAATCAGCGCAACTACCTGGAGGGGGACGAGCGCTTCTACGTCGACGGCTCGTCCAGCCCGGCCTGGTACGGGACGGGGACGGAGGACTTCTACGAATCGGGCTGGTACTTCCGGGGCGGGGCCACTTTCAACATGCCGCTGGCCGGGAGTCCCGCTCACGAGTACTCCGGTGACGGTTGCCGCTACGACTGCACGGGAGCCTATCGACTGCTGTTGTCCGACGCTGTTCCGTTCACCGAGGAACTGGTGGCGGGGATAGAACACGGCCCGGCCAACGACGAGCCGGGCGTGTACAGCTCGACGGCCTACTGGTACGGAGGGCTCGCCCCGCGGGCGAAGCGCACCGACGGCGTCGAGCTCGGCGACCGCGCGAGCAGAATCGCGCACCATTACCGGGCCGAGGGCGAGACGACCGAGGAGCTGACCGCCACCTTCGAAGGGGAAAGGAATCCGGGACCGCACACCCGTTCCACCACGTCGACCACCGGGGAGGTCGGTTTCCACCTGCGGATCGATCCGAACAATTCCGGGGTTCGGCTGCGCAGGATGAGCGATCAGTTCCACGGTGGTCAGCGGGCCGTGGTTCGCGTGGACGGGCGTCCGGCCGGTACTTGGGCACAGCCCCTCGGCAATGAAAGTCATCGGTGGTTGGAGGACGGATTCGACATTCCGCCCGAGCTGACCAGGGGCAAGAGCTCGATCCGGGTCGAACTCACTCCGGTGGAGGCAGCCCCGCCGTGGTCGGCCGTGCGGTATTCCGCGCTCTCCCGGCGGGACCCCGAGTGA
- a CDS encoding DUF6542 domain-containing protein, with product MTATSERKIHTAEGPPNQWAERSAFGTTRSFPWWAACLLPLVLTSVCIVIDLLVQSKPGLVFVAGYIVSSLLAVALVRRASLFGPMVQPPLIIAITIPTLVMVTGTGFDSGDSGRNVMLSVVTPLINSFPAMAAATVLVLVAGLLRMHVLERPRSGGTASKTDRPQPAQSESAGAPKARGRRNARPDEDQRGEGPPERTTRKTGGSPQQRERGQQHESAEKRANSANKQAARDRRDPAERNSGGESPREGAGDQRRSSRPGRGARRGQRPAEGERSRSGTSGEGNDRRGERPQQQPGGGKNAPNPARGGEGKTPPDREKRPGPPGRAAPGQSSRDGGGGAAKPPQRGGRSEPPGRPRRPRRDGG from the coding sequence GTGACCGCGACATCCGAGCGCAAGATCCACACCGCCGAGGGACCCCCGAACCAGTGGGCGGAACGGTCCGCCTTCGGCACCACACGCAGCTTCCCGTGGTGGGCAGCGTGCTTGCTCCCCCTCGTGCTGACGAGCGTGTGCATCGTGATCGACCTCTTGGTCCAGTCGAAACCGGGCTTGGTGTTCGTCGCGGGCTACATCGTGAGCAGTCTGCTCGCGGTCGCTCTGGTACGTCGCGCCAGCCTCTTCGGCCCGATGGTGCAACCGCCCCTGATCATCGCGATCACCATCCCCACACTCGTGATGGTCACGGGCACCGGATTCGACTCGGGCGACAGCGGGCGCAACGTGATGCTGTCCGTCGTAACCCCCCTGATCAACAGCTTCCCCGCCATGGCGGCGGCCACCGTGCTGGTGCTCGTAGCGGGCCTGCTGCGCATGCACGTGCTCGAACGCCCCAGGAGCGGCGGGACGGCTTCGAAAACGGACAGGCCGCAGCCCGCGCAGAGCGAATCCGCGGGCGCTCCGAAGGCCAGGGGCCGCAGGAACGCACGGCCGGACGAGGACCAGCGCGGGGAGGGGCCCCCGGAGAGGACCACGCGGAAAACCGGTGGCTCCCCCCAGCAACGCGAGCGGGGCCAACAACACGAGTCGGCCGAGAAACGGGCCAACTCGGCGAACAAGCAGGCCGCCCGGGACAGGCGGGACCCCGCCGAAAGGAACTCCGGGGGAGAATCTCCCCGCGAAGGGGCTGGGGACCAGCGCAGGAGCTCCCGTCCGGGACGTGGTGCGCGGCGGGGACAGCGTCCCGCCGAGGGGGAACGCAGCCGGTCCGGCACCTCCGGAGAAGGCAACGACAGGCGCGGTGAGCGCCCTCAACAACAACCGGGCGGCGGCAAGAACGCCCCGAATCCGGCGCGTGGTGGCGAGGGCAAGACCCCACCCGACCGGGAGAAGCGCCCGGGCCCTCCGGGAAGGGCCGCCCCGGGGCAGTCGTCCCGGGACGGCGGAGGAGGCGCGGCGAAACCGCCACAACGCGGCGGCCGTTCCGAGCCCCCGGGGCGCCCCCGACGTCCACGTCGCGACGGGGGCTGA
- the xseA gene encoding exodeoxyribonuclease VII large subunit — protein sequence MSPLNSPTTAEEPWPVRTVARKIADWIHRLGSIWVEGQVTQVSARSGASTAFITLRDPSADVSLTLTCPAKLLRGMDPPLTDGSRVVVHGKPSFYVARGTLSLRVDEIRAVGVGELLARIERLRRLLKGEGLFDTERKRPLPFLPTRVGLITGRDSAAEHDVLSNARLRWPAVRFEVRNVVVQGSTAVPQILEVLSELDNDPNVDVIVIARGGGSVEDLLPFSDETLCRAVAACTTPVVSAVGHEPDSPLLDHVADVRSSTPTGAGKRIVPDVAEQSQQVGQLRERARRALRGWVDREQRVLDSLRTRPSIADPHAPLQRRAEKVDALRQRSRRAVLAVLTGEQHELAATRSRLTALGPAATLARGYAIVQRVEDAGPSVLHSTEQVAPGSHLRIRLTDGAVHAVVTDDE from the coding sequence GTGAGTCCGCTGAATTCCCCCACGACCGCCGAAGAGCCCTGGCCCGTCCGCACGGTGGCCCGCAAGATCGCGGACTGGATCCACCGGCTCGGCTCCATCTGGGTCGAGGGGCAGGTCACGCAGGTTTCCGCCCGGTCCGGCGCCTCCACCGCCTTCATCACGCTGCGGGATCCTTCGGCGGACGTCTCGTTGACCCTGACCTGTCCGGCGAAACTGCTTCGCGGGATGGATCCACCGCTGACCGACGGAAGTCGGGTCGTGGTCCACGGCAAGCCCTCCTTCTACGTTGCCCGGGGCACGCTGAGCCTGCGAGTGGACGAGATCAGAGCGGTCGGGGTGGGCGAGCTGCTGGCCCGGATAGAGCGACTCCGCCGGTTGCTCAAGGGCGAGGGGCTCTTCGACACGGAGCGGAAACGACCGCTTCCGTTCCTCCCCACGCGGGTCGGCCTGATCACCGGCAGGGACTCGGCCGCCGAGCACGACGTGCTGAGCAACGCGCGACTGCGGTGGCCCGCGGTGCGGTTCGAGGTACGCAACGTGGTCGTGCAGGGATCGACCGCCGTACCGCAGATCCTGGAGGTCCTTTCCGAGCTGGACAACGATCCGAACGTGGACGTGATCGTGATCGCCCGTGGTGGGGGCAGCGTCGAGGACCTGCTGCCCTTCTCGGACGAGACGTTGTGCCGCGCGGTGGCGGCCTGCACCACTCCGGTCGTGAGCGCTGTCGGCCACGAACCGGACTCCCCGCTGCTGGACCACGTCGCCGATGTGCGCAGCTCCACACCGACGGGTGCGGGCAAGCGAATCGTGCCGGACGTCGCCGAGCAGAGCCAGCAGGTCGGCCAGCTCAGGGAGCGGGCCAGGCGGGCACTGCGCGGCTGGGTCGATCGGGAACAACGAGTGCTGGACTCGCTGCGCACGAGGCCTTCGATCGCCGATCCGCACGCTCCGCTGCAACGCAGGGCGGAGAAGGTCGACGCGCTCAGGCAGCGTTCCAGGAGGGCGGTGCTGGCGGTGCTGACCGGCGAGCAGCACGAGCTCGCGGCGACGAGATCACGCTTGACGGCGCTGGGGCCGGCAGCCACGCTTGCTCGCGGTTACGCGATCGTGCAACGCGTCGAAGACGCCGGCCCGTCCGTCCTGCACTCGACGGAACAGGTCGCTCCCGGGTCGCACCTGCGGATCCGTCTGACGGACGGGGCCGTGCACGCCGTCGTCACCGATGACGAGTAA
- a CDS encoding 4-hydroxy-3-methylbut-2-enyl diphosphate reductase, whose translation MSTSPQASEYTETVTESSSTNKRILLAKPRGYCAGVDRAVDTVEWVLDKYGPPVYVRKEIVHNHHVVHNLRERGVVFVEDTEEVPEGSLLVFSAHGVSPAVREAAERRNLRTIDATCPLVTKVHKEVNRFARKDYDILLIGHEGHEEVEGTSGESPDRVQLVDKPEDVDQVEVRDSSKVVWLSQTTLSVDETMERVEQLQERFPDMQAPPSDDICYATSNRQVAVKAMAAECDLVLVVGSQNSSNSKRLVEVALQSGASAAHLIDYASDVDDSWLEGVETVGVTSGASVPDVLVFQVLDYLQERGWGDVEEVTTANEKVSFALPRELRKDLDENPNNPQGVR comes from the coding sequence ATGAGCACCTCGCCGCAGGCTTCCGAGTACACCGAGACCGTCACCGAATCCTCGTCGACGAACAAGCGGATTCTGCTGGCCAAGCCCCGTGGGTACTGTGCCGGTGTCGATCGTGCCGTGGACACCGTGGAGTGGGTGCTGGACAAGTACGGCCCTCCCGTGTACGTCCGCAAGGAGATCGTGCACAACCACCACGTGGTGCACAACCTCCGCGAGCGCGGTGTGGTCTTCGTCGAGGACACCGAGGAGGTCCCCGAGGGGTCGTTGCTGGTGTTCTCGGCCCACGGCGTCTCACCGGCCGTCCGCGAGGCCGCGGAGCGGCGCAACCTCCGCACCATCGACGCGACCTGCCCGCTGGTGACGAAGGTGCACAAGGAGGTGAACCGGTTCGCCAGGAAGGACTACGACATCCTGCTGATCGGTCACGAGGGGCACGAGGAAGTGGAAGGCACCTCGGGTGAATCCCCCGACCGGGTGCAGCTCGTGGACAAGCCGGAGGACGTGGACCAGGTCGAGGTGCGCGACTCGTCCAAGGTGGTCTGGCTGTCCCAGACCACGCTCAGCGTGGACGAGACGATGGAACGGGTCGAGCAGCTCCAGGAGCGCTTCCCCGACATGCAGGCTCCGCCGAGCGACGACATCTGCTACGCGACTTCGAACCGCCAGGTGGCGGTCAAGGCGATGGCGGCCGAGTGCGATCTCGTGCTCGTGGTCGGCTCGCAGAACTCCTCGAACTCCAAGCGGCTGGTCGAGGTGGCCCTCCAGTCCGGTGCCAGTGCCGCTCACCTGATCGACTACGCCAGCGACGTCGACGACTCGTGGCTGGAAGGGGTGGAGACCGTCGGAGTGACCAGCGGTGCCTCCGTTCCCGACGTGCTGGTTTTCCAGGTGCTGGATTACCTGCAGGAACGTGGCTGGGGCGACGTCGAGGAGGTCACCACGGCCAACGAGAAGGTTTCCTTCGCCCTGCCGCGGGAACTGCGCAAGGATCTCGACGAGAACCCGAACAACCCCCAGGGAGTGCGTTGA
- a CDS encoding LacI family DNA-binding transcriptional regulator, translating to MATINEVADRAGVSTATVSRALNGKNTVDSELAARVLAAAEELGYRPNGPARNLRRQETPVLALIISDVENPFFTAISRGVEDVAHAAGYSVVLCNSDDDAEKERSYVSVALEERVAGVLLSPTGHTSGEELLSGTGTPFVALDRSLPDTSGDTVLVDTGTAAGEATKHLSEQGYRRPGCITGPAGVPTADERLAGYRDGLRAAGIRHCSSLVRRSEFKATGAGRAARSLLELTRPPDALLVANNAMALGVLETLRELGLRAGSDVGLVAFDDAPWARLLDPPLSVVAQPAYDIGAVGAQLLLSRIGNERGEPTTTTLSAHLVPRASSAPR from the coding sequence GTGGCGACGATCAACGAGGTGGCCGATCGGGCCGGTGTGTCCACAGCCACCGTTTCCAGGGCCCTGAACGGCAAGAACACGGTGGACTCCGAACTGGCCGCACGGGTGCTCGCCGCGGCCGAGGAACTCGGCTATCGGCCGAACGGGCCGGCGCGCAATCTGCGAAGACAGGAGACGCCCGTGCTGGCCCTGATCATCTCCGATGTGGAGAACCCGTTCTTCACCGCCATCTCCCGGGGAGTGGAGGACGTGGCGCACGCGGCCGGGTATTCGGTGGTGCTGTGCAATTCCGACGACGACGCGGAGAAGGAACGCTCCTACGTCTCCGTGGCGCTGGAGGAGCGGGTCGCGGGGGTGCTGCTGTCGCCCACCGGCCACACCTCGGGCGAAGAACTGCTGAGCGGCACCGGCACCCCCTTCGTGGCGCTGGACCGTTCGCTCCCCGACACCTCCGGGGACACGGTGCTGGTGGACACCGGCACCGCCGCCGGGGAGGCCACGAAGCATCTGTCCGAACAGGGCTACCGGCGGCCGGGATGCATAACCGGTCCCGCCGGGGTTCCCACGGCGGACGAGCGGCTCGCGGGATACCGCGACGGGCTGCGCGCGGCCGGGATACGCCACTGCTCCTCACTCGTACGACGGAGCGAGTTCAAAGCGACGGGGGCCGGACGTGCCGCGCGCTCGTTGCTGGAGCTGACGCGGCCGCCCGACGCGCTGCTCGTGGCCAACAACGCAATGGCCCTCGGGGTGCTGGAAACACTGCGTGAGCTGGGACTGCGGGCCGGAAGCGACGTGGGGCTCGTGGCCTTCGACGACGCGCCGTGGGCACGGCTGCTCGATCCACCGCTTTCCGTGGTGGCCCAACCCGCCTACGACATCGGCGCCGTGGGCGCACAGCTGCTGCTGAGCCGTATCGGGAACGAACGCGGCGAGCCGACCACCACCACGTTGTCCGCGCATCTGGTTCCGCGGGCCAGCAGCGCCCCGCGCTGA
- a CDS encoding FGGY-family carbohydrate kinase, producing the protein MAEVLLGIDIGTSGSKGVLTTANGKILARSERAHRTRYPRPGWVEHDPDAIWWNDFRELVAELLPAAEGYELAALGVSGIGPVLLPADEHGAALRPAILYGVDTRATAEISELESELGAEEILRHGGSALSSQAVGPKIRWLVNNEPEVYRRTAKLLMCSSYLVHRLTGRYVLDHHSASQCDPLYDLHGKRWSPEWSSRVAPGLELPELAWPTEVVGRVGGDAATETGLPEGLPVTTGTVDAWAEAASVGVRNPGDVMLMYGTTMFFVQVLREPLSHPALWATCGAYPDTYTLAAGMATSGAVTDWLRGLFGSEFSELVAAASGVPAGSRGLLLLPYFAGERTPVFDPDARGVLLGLTTSHGRAEVYRCALEGIAYGVRHNLEAMRDSGAAVERLVAVGGGTTGGLWTRIVSDVTGMPQSVPEETVGACYGDALLAGVATGVAVDPDGWNPVVETVEPDVANAERYDAFYRHYRSVHERTVDTAHFLAEQQRSADRAEDRAPPG; encoded by the coding sequence ATGGCAGAGGTATTGCTCGGCATCGACATCGGCACGTCCGGTTCGAAGGGTGTGCTCACCACCGCCAACGGGAAGATCCTCGCCAGGTCCGAGCGGGCTCATCGGACGCGGTACCCCCGTCCCGGGTGGGTGGAACACGACCCGGACGCGATCTGGTGGAACGACTTCCGCGAGTTGGTCGCCGAGCTGCTGCCCGCGGCGGAGGGGTACGAGCTGGCCGCTCTGGGAGTGAGCGGCATCGGACCGGTGCTGCTTCCCGCCGACGAGCACGGCGCCGCGCTGCGCCCCGCGATTCTGTACGGCGTCGACACCAGGGCCACGGCCGAGATCTCCGAACTGGAGAGCGAGCTGGGCGCGGAGGAGATCCTGCGCCACGGAGGTTCGGCGTTGAGCAGTCAGGCGGTGGGACCGAAGATCCGCTGGCTGGTCAACAACGAGCCCGAGGTGTACCGGCGTACCGCGAAACTGCTGATGTGCTCCTCGTACCTGGTGCACCGGTTGACGGGACGCTACGTGCTCGACCACCACTCCGCCAGCCAGTGCGACCCGCTCTACGATCTGCACGGCAAGCGCTGGTCACCCGAGTGGTCGAGCAGGGTGGCTCCGGGGCTGGAACTGCCCGAGCTCGCCTGGCCGACCGAGGTGGTCGGGCGGGTCGGCGGTGACGCCGCGACCGAGACCGGCCTGCCGGAGGGGCTGCCCGTGACCACGGGAACCGTGGACGCGTGGGCCGAGGCCGCCAGTGTGGGGGTCCGGAACCCGGGTGACGTGATGTTGATGTACGGCACCACCATGTTCTTCGTGCAGGTGCTGCGCGAGCCGCTTTCCCATCCCGCGCTGTGGGCCACCTGCGGTGCCTACCCGGACACGTACACGCTGGCCGCGGGGATGGCGACCTCGGGTGCGGTGACCGACTGGCTGCGCGGGCTGTTCGGATCGGAGTTCTCCGAACTGGTCGCGGCAGCCTCGGGGGTTCCGGCCGGAAGCAGGGGGTTGCTGCTGCTGCCGTACTTCGCGGGGGAGCGGACCCCGGTGTTCGACCCGGACGCAAGGGGAGTGCTGCTCGGGTTGACCACTTCGCACGGCCGCGCCGAGGTCTACCGCTGCGCCCTGGAGGGGATCGCCTACGGGGTTCGGCACAACCTGGAGGCCATGCGGGACTCCGGAGCCGCGGTGGAGCGACTGGTGGCTGTCGGCGGGGGAACCACGGGTGGACTGTGGACGCGCATAGTTTCCGACGTCACCGGGATGCCCCAGTCGGTGCCGGAGGAGACGGTGGGCGCGTGCTACGGCGACGCGTTGCTCGCCGGGGTGGCCACCGGGGTGGCGGTCGATCCGGACGGGTGGAACCCGGTGGTGGAGACGGTGGAACCCGACGTCGCCAACGCGGAGCGCTACGACGCCTTCTACCGGCACTACAGGAGCGTCCACGAACGCACCGTCGACACCGCGCACTTTCTCGCCGAGCAGCAGCGCTCCGCGGACCGGGCGGAAGACCGCGCGCCGCCCGGCTGA
- a CDS encoding DNA recombination protein RmuC — protein sequence MGPGFLGVLVVVLILLFAGALTMIWRLYTDNARRADEALRMLDEERSRSARQQAELRRYEVTFASTNGRGELGEQALVRTATALGLREGVHFTQQTDIAGGGAARPDLVLTVGGGRRVPVDAKASLAVWAEAVETDDPEERREALRVHAKNIRSRANELAGKDYRRWADAIYGTVMFVPSDSAVVSALDADPNLLTWLLDKRVFLCGPTGFAVLASAAMFAATEQAISEDMERVRAQAVRAQRAAGSAVEAVNLSSTHLQRFVSARRRELDALENFRGAVQPLAELSDTTETGRVGRETESIAVDGEGS from the coding sequence GTGGGACCGGGATTTCTCGGGGTGCTGGTCGTGGTGCTGATACTGCTGTTCGCGGGAGCCCTCACGATGATATGGCGGCTCTACACCGACAACGCGCGCCGCGCGGACGAAGCGCTGCGGATGCTGGACGAGGAGCGTTCCCGCAGCGCCAGGCAGCAGGCGGAACTGCGCCGCTACGAGGTCACCTTCGCCTCGACCAACGGTCGGGGCGAACTGGGCGAGCAGGCGCTGGTGCGCACCGCGACCGCCCTCGGCCTGCGCGAGGGGGTGCACTTCACCCAGCAGACCGACATAGCGGGCGGCGGCGCGGCCCGACCTGATCTCGTGCTCACCGTGGGCGGGGGACGGCGCGTGCCGGTGGACGCGAAAGCCAGCCTGGCGGTGTGGGCCGAGGCCGTGGAAACCGACGACCCCGAGGAACGCCGCGAAGCGCTGCGGGTGCACGCCAAGAACATCAGGTCGCGGGCCAACGAGCTGGCGGGCAAGGACTACCGGCGCTGGGCCGACGCCATCTACGGGACCGTCATGTTCGTCCCCTCGGACTCGGCGGTCGTGTCCGCTCTGGACGCCGACCCGAACCTGCTTACGTGGTTGTTGGACAAACGCGTCTTCCTCTGTGGACCGACCGGGTTCGCCGTGCTGGCCTCGGCCGCGATGTTCGCGGCCACGGAACAGGCCATCTCCGAGGACATGGAACGGGTCCGCGCCCAGGCGGTGCGCGCCCAGCGCGCGGCCGGGTCCGCTGTGGAGGCCGTGAACCTGTCGAGCACGCACCTGCAGCGGTTCGTGTCCGCGCGGCGCAGGGAACTGGACGCGCTGGAGAACTTTCGCGGCGCGGTCCAACCGCTGGCCGAACTGTCCGACACCACCGAAACCGGCCGGGTCGGCCGGGAAACGGAGTCCATCGCGGTGGACGGGGAGGGGAGTTGA